A region of the Bacillus sp. NP247 genome:
TGAGATACGGTTTCTTTCTGAACAGGACAAGAGTGTATTTTTATATAAATGGATGATAGCGGATGTATGGACAAGGCGTGGTGCATACATTGAATGAAGAGAACTGAGAAGGGATGGGAAAATATGCTACCTTCATATGATTTTTTTATTCATCCAATGTACTTAGTGGAATTGAAAAAAGATATTTGGTCAGATAGTCCAGTGCCAGCAAAGTTAACATATGGAAAAAAGAAGTATGATATTGATATCGTTTATCGAGGCGCTCATATTCGTGAGTTTGAGAAAAAGTCTTATCATGTTAAGTTTTATAAGCCAAAAAAATTTCAAGGGGTAAAGGAGTTTCATTTAAACTCTGAATTTATGGATCCATCTCTTATTCGTAACAAATTATCACTAGACTTTTTTAATGATATTGGGGTACTTTCACCGAAGTCACAGCACGTATTTATAAAAATAAATGGTCAAATACAAGGGGTATATTTACAGTTAGAATCAGTTGATGAAAACTTTTTAAAAAGTAGAGGATTGCCGAGTGGTTCTATTTATTATGCGATAGATGACGACGCGAATTTTTCTTTAATGAGTGAGAGAGATAAAGATGTTAAAACTGAGCTTTTTGCAGGGTATGAATTTAAATGTTCGAATAAAAATAGTGAAGAGCAACTAAGTGAATTCGTATTTCAAGCAAATACTTTGTCGAGGGAAGATTATGAAAAAGAAATTGGGAAGTTTCTAAATGTAGATAAATATTTACGATGGTTAGCTGGAGTTATTTTTACGCAAAACTTTGATGGTTTCGTTCATAACTATGCACTATATCATAACGATGAAACAAATTTATTTGAAGTTATACCGTGGGATTATGATGCGACTTGGGGGCGAGATGTACAAGGGAGACCGCTTAATCATGAATATATTCGCATTCAAGGGTATAACACGTTAAGTGCAAGGCTGTTAGATATACCTGTATTTAGAAAGCAATATCGAAGTATTTTAGAAGAAATATTAGAAGAACAATTTACAGTTTCATTTATGAGGCCGAAAGTAGAAGGAATATGTGAATCGATTCGTCCGTATTTACTACAAGATCCATATATGAAAGAAAAATTAGAAACATTTGATCAAGAGGCTGATATGATCTATGAATATATAAATAAAAGAAGAAAGTATATACAAGACCACTTACATGAATTGGATTAATTTTGAAAGAGATTGGAACATTATCAATCTCTTTTTTTGTATAATAAAGATGTACGAAAAAAGTGAAATAGTATGTATTTGATAGAGAATGGGGTTGTGTAGAGATGACGATTAAATGGATTGATTGGGTAAAACAAATACAATCTATAGCCCAAGCGGGTTTAACGTATTCTAAGGATGCGTATGATATAGAACGTTTCCAACAATTACGAGACATTTCGATTTCGATGATGTCACATTACACAAAAACAGATTGGGAAGTAGTAGAGAAATTATTTGCAAGTGAGACAGGCTATCAAACACCAAAAGTTGATATACGAGCAGTTGTTTGTCAAAATGAAAAATTATTATTTGTAAAAGAAAAAAGTGATGGGAAATGGGCATTGCCAGGTGGATGGGCCGATATTGGTTATACGCCAACAGAAGTTGCGGCAAAAGAAGTATCAGAAGAGACAGGTTATAAAGTAGATCATTTTAGGCTACTAGCAATATTCGATAAAGAAAAACATCAACCATCTCCATCAGCAACCCATGTATATAAGGTTTTTATAGGTTGTGAGATTGTTGGTGGAGAAAAGAAACTAAGCATTGAAACAGAAGATATAGATTTTTTTAGTGAAAATGAAATACCTGATTTATCAATCGCTAGAAATACAGAATGGCAGATTAAAGAAATGTTTGCGTTTATGAAGGATCGAAATAAGGAAAAGATACTTGATTAATTAAATTAATCAAGTATCTTTTTAGGGTATATTGATGAAGGATTGTACATATTCTTGTAACAAAAAAGAGTATAGTGTAGTCTTCTTTAAAATTTATGAGTTAGGTGAAGAGATTCACATGATTATATTGGCAGATGGCAATCTTTATGTGATAATGGGAGGGTATGTGAAGAAAAAAGGAGATAGAAAAGAATATGTTAGCGAATATAATAGATCAGTTATTGCAATTCTTTGCAAGCTTAGGGTACTTTGGAGTAGCTCTTGCTTTAATGATTGAAGTAATCCCAAGTGAAATTGTACTTTCGTATGCTGGCTTTTTAGTAGCGGATGGTAAAATTAGTTTTGTGGGTGCAGTTATCGCCGGAACTATTGGTGGTACTTTAGCGCAAATCTTTTTATACTGGCTTGGATACTATGGAGGGCGTCCAGTTGTAGAGAAATATGGGAAATATCTACTTATTAATAAACACCATTTAGACATAGCGGAAGGTTGGTTTAAGCGTTACGGAGCAGGCGTAATATTTTCTGCACGCTTTATCCCAGTAGTACGTCATGCTATTTCTATTCCAGCAGGACTAGCTAAGATGCCATTAAAACTATTTACACTTTATACGGTTGTAGCGATCATTCCATGGTCAATTCTATTTATATACTTAGGTGAAAAACTTGGTGGAAATTGGCGTCATATTAAAGAGTATGCATCTGATTACACACATTACATAATTATAGGAGCTGTGCTCTTTATTGCACTATACTTCGGTTTAAAGTATTTGAAAAAGAAAAAAACAACACGTTAAAGTCAATGATGATTCATTGGCTTTTTTATTTGTTTCTGTTCTAAACAAAAGGAGTTGTCCATAATGTGTAATAATAAAGCGTAGCGGGGGAATGTGATGAAAGGGTCACCGTTTATACGTGGAACGATATTTTTAACGATGGCAACGATGATATCTAAAATGTTAGGGTTTATATATATTATACCATTTACAGCAATGGTTGGTACGAGCGGCTACGTTCTATACACATATGCATATCGTCCTTATACGATTATGCTGAGTATAGCGACGATGGGGTTACCGCTCGCTGTTTCAAAGATGGTATCAAAATATGATCAACTAAATGATTATCATACAGTTAAAAGAGTACTAAAGAGTGGTATCGTTTTTATGTTAATAATGGGAGTTGTATCATGTTTCACACTATATGTATTAGCCCCGCATTTAGCTGAACTTGTAGTTGATGGAAGTGATCAAACGGGGAATAGTGTAACTGCAGTCGCTACTAACATTCAAATTGTAAGTTTTGCGTTAATACTTGTACCAGTAATGAGTTTATTAAGAGGCTTCTTTCAAGGGTTTCAGTCGATGGGCCCTTCTGCATTAAGTGTAGTTGTAGAGCAATTCTTTCGGGTCTTAACCATATTAATAGGAAGTTTTGTCGTATTATATGTTTTAAAAGCGTCTGTTTCGCTAGCAGTTGGTATTTCAACGTTTGGTGCTTTTATGGGAGCGATAGGTGGATTAACTGTTTTAACTGCGTATTATGTGAGAAGGAGAAGGCATTTAAAGAAAAAGGAGATGGCAAGTATACCGCAAACGACGAAATCTTTCTTCTCGTTGTATAAGGAGCTCTTTACATATTCTATTCCTTTCGTCGTGGTTGGTTTAGCAATTCCTTTGTATCAGACTATTGATACATTTACAATTAATAAACTACTTATACAAATTGGATATATGCAAGGAGAAGCGGAAAAAATCAATGCGATAATTGGCCTTGTTCAAATGGTTGTACTTATCCCCGTTTCAGTTGCGACTGCTTTTAGTATGTCCCTCGTTCCAGAGATGACGAAAGCTTATACAGCAGGGAATACGAAGTTACTTTATAAACATTTTACAAAGACGAATATATTAGTAGTAGGGATTACGGTACCAGCGGCGATTGGAATGGTGGTGTTAGCAAAACCAATATATACGCTTTTGTTTAGTACTGGGAATGATCCGGAGATAGGAAGTGTTATTCTACAATATTATGCTCCTGCGTGTATACTATTTTCTCTCTTTACTGTAACGGCCGCCATGCTGCAAGGAATCAATCAACAACAGAAAACAGTATTAGGTTTAGTAATCGGAATTATTGTAAAGATAATATTAAATATTGTATTGCTTCCGTATTTCGATTATGTAAGTTTTATCATTTCAACTTACGCTGGCTATACGATTTCAGTTGGTTTTAACTTGTGGATGCTCTCTAAATATGTTATAAAGGCAACATAAGCTTTTTAAGGCAGAGAATCCTCTGTCTTTTTCTACGTTTATAATATTTTTCGCGTAAAAGCGTTTTCAAAATAATTTTTCTATTGAAATTTAAACGTATGTTTCATATGCTGAGAATGGCGGTTCAAAAACCGTTATTTAAGAGAGGTAGATTCCTACATGTAAAAAGAATCGGGGTGATAGTATGTTAAATATGTATTTAACAGACCGAAACGGAAAACTACAAGAGATTGAGGAAATGCAAAAGGGTTGCTGGATTAATGTACTTCATCCAACTGAAGAAGAAATTCAGTATTTAGTACAAACTTTAAATGTAGACTTAGATTTCATTAAAGACCCTTTGGATGATGAAGAACGCTCTCGTATTGAAAAGGAAGACAATAATACCTTAATCATCGTCGATATTCCGACAGTTAGGCATGATGAAGAGGGGAATTCAATTTATGACACGATTCCAATAGGTATGATTGTAATGCCAGATTGTTTCGTTACAATTTGCTTAGAAGAGAATCCAATTTTTGAACGTTTTATTAATCAACGTATTAAAGAATTTTATACGTTTAAAAAAACACGCTTTGCACTGCAGCTCTTATATACAATTTCTACTTATTATTTAAGATACTTAAAGCAAATAAATCGAAAAACAATCGATTTAGAGCACCAATTAAATAAATCAATGAAAAACAAAGAAATTTTTACATTGTTAGGCCTTGAAAAAAGTTTAGTTTACTTTACAACATCATTAAAGGCTAATAAAATTGTAATTCAAAAATTAATGCGAAACAGCACATTTTTAAAAATGTATGAAGACGATCAAGATCTATTAGAAGATGTATTAATTGAAAATAAACAGGCTATTGAAATGGCGGAAATATATAGTCACATTTTAAGTGGAATGATGAATACATTTAGTTCCGTTATATCAAATAATTTAAATAGTGTTATGAAACTGTTAACGTCTATTACAATTATTTTATCTTTACCAACAATGGTTTCTAGTTTCTTTGGAATGAACGTGAAGGTTCCATTTGAAGGTGAAGCGTATGGTTTTGTAATTGTACTCATCATATGTGTAACTTTATCGTTCACATTAGCATTTGTTTTTTGGAAGAAACGGTACTTTTAAAAATAAGAAAGCTGCTCTAGCATAGTTGCAAAACTACACTAGAGCAGCTTTTTTGCTATGAAATCTCAATTTTGGAATAGAATATAACATGTGAAATGTAATGTGTATGAGGGTTATGAATTCCGTATAACCCTTGTCCAATTAATAAAATGGGGTTAAAATTACATATTGTTAAAGAAAAGTTGGAGGAAATACATCATGGAATTGTTTCAATTACCGAAAGCATTCCTGCAAATGAATACAATTTTTATCTCAATATTAATCGAGGCACTTCCGTTTGTGCTAATTGGTGTATTTATTTCAGGATTCATTCAAATGTTTGTGACAGAAGATATGGTGGCAAAATGGATGCCTAAAAACCGATTTCTGTCTGTTTTATTAGCTACTTTTTTAGGTATGATGTTTCCTGGATGTGAATGTGGAATTGTTCCGATTGTAAGACGATTAATCGGAAAAGGGGTTCCACCCTATGCAGGAATTGCATTTATGTTAACTGGACCGATTATTAATCCAGTTGTATTATTTGCAACATATGTTGCTTTTGGAAGTAGTATGCACATGGTATGGTATCGTTCTATTGTAGCGATTATCGTAGCAATTATCGTTGGAATTATATTATCATTTATGTTTAAAGAACATCAATTAAGAGATGATCACTTCCCAGAAGTGAATCATAAGCGTCCGCTACGTAAAAAAATGTGGGAAGTATGTACGCACGCTGTTGAGGAATTCTTCTCAATGGGAAAATACTTAGTACTAGGTGCGTTAATTGCAGCAGCGGTTCAAACGTTTGTACAAACTTCAACACTTCTGGCTATCGGACAAGGGCCGTTTTCTTCATCAGCTGTAATGATGGGACTTGCCTTTATTTTATCACTTTGTTCAGAAGCAGATGCATTTATTGCTTCGTCATTCCAAAGTACATTTTCAACAGCATCACTCGTCGCGTTTCTCGTATATGGACCGATGGTGGATATTAAAAATATGTTTATGATGCTTGCGACATTTAAAACAAAATTTGTAATTGTCGTTACGGTTACAGTTACTCTTGTTGTTTATGCAAGCTCACTACTCATTTATGTGATGGGGTGGTAGGTTATGTTTCGAGCATATATATTATTAGGTTTCACAATATTAATTGCACAGCTTCATATTTCAGGTAATATTACGAAATATATCAATATGAAGTATGCTTATTTATCAACAACAGCAGCCGTTATTTTAGGGTTTTTGACGATTGTTCAAATTATTATCGTTTTCCAAAAAGAACATCAAAAAGAAAAAGAACAGCACAATTGTGGTTGTGATCATAGTCACTGCGGGCATGACCATTCGAAAGATGAGAATACATGGTGGAAAAAAGTGTTTTCTTACACATTATTCTGTTTTCCAATCATTACAGGATTGTTTTTCCCAATTGCAACATTAGATTCGGATATTGTTAAGGCGAAGGGATTTCATTTTCCAGTAGCGCAAGCAGAAAGTAAAGATCCATTTATGACAAGGCAATTTCTAAGACCTGATACGAGCATTTATTACGGGAAAGAAGGATACCGTGGTGTAATGGAAAAAGGGAAGAAAGAGTTTGTTACGAAAGACAATATTACTTTAAAAGATGAAGATTTCTTAAAGGGTATGGAGACAATTTATAACTATCCTGGCGAGTTTACTGGGAAAAAATTATCTTTTAAAGGGTTTGTGTTCAGAGATGATTCTTCTAAAAAAGAACAATACTTCTTATTCCGTTTCGGTATTATACACTGTGTTGCGGATTCGGGTGTATATGGTATGTTAGTTAAAAAACCAGAAGGTGTAGAGTGGAAAAATGATGATTGGATTCAAGTAGAGGGAGAAATTTCAACTGAATTTTATCAGCCGTTTCATGCGAATATTCCAGTGTTAGAAGTAACGAAATGGAATAAAGTTGAACAGCCGAAAGAACAATATGTATTTAGAGGAGCCGATTGATAAAATCGGTTCTTTTTTGTGGACTAAAAGTTCTAAAAATTGTTAATATTAAACGTGTAGTTCATGAGATGTAGTGCATATTGGGATATTAGGGATAATTAAAGGGGTGATAACAATGACTGAAGTAAAGGGTAAAACAGCTAATGAATCAAGAGTGTTTAAAACGAGTCGAGTATTTCCAACGGATTTAAATGATCATAACACGCTATTTGGTGGAAAAATATTGGCGGAGATGGATATGGTTGCTTCAATTTCAGCAACGAGACACTCGAGAATGGAATGTGTCACAGCGTCTATGGATTGGGTAGATTTCTTACATCCAGTACGTTCTTCAGATTGTGTTAGTTATGAATCTTTTGTAATTTGGACGGGAAGAACTTCTATGGAGATATTTGTGAAAGTAGTAGCAGAAGATTTAATTTCAGGTGAAAAACGTGTAGCAGCAACTTCATTCGTTACTTTTGTTGCGCTTAGTAAGGAGAATAATCCAGTTCCTGTACCGCGTGTTATCCCTGAGACAGAAGAGGAGAAAGAATTGCATCGAATTGCTGTGTTACGTGCAGAACAGCGCCATATTCGTAAGGCAGAGAGTAAGAAGGTAGCTAAACTGCTAACCTTTTGATGTAACATACTTTCCTAGTGGTACTATTTTGTAATAGGTTAGGAGATTTTTGAAATGAAAAGCGGACACCTAAAAATAGGTGTCCGCTTTTATAGTTTTTTCATCCGCATATCGTATTACAATAACTGCTTAGCAGAAGCAAGCAGCACCGACGATAATTAAGAGGATAAATAATACGACTAGTAGCGCAAATCCATTACCATGTGCGAAGCCCATTGTTATTTCCTCCTTTTATTTTAAGATACAACATACAATATGCAGATGAGCTCCTGTTTGATATGGACGTATATCATGCAGTGACATGTTTTTTGTATGATAATGTTTAAAAAAAGGAAAGATATAGGAAAACTGTACGCAAAGGAAGGAATTTATCCATGAAGCACTTTTTAATTGTAATACTTTGTTTTATAGGTGTATTCATATGGATGAACATCGATGTGGAAATGGGGAAAAAAATGGCTAGTGGTTATGAATTAGAAAAAATTCGATCAGGGGATTTTCAACTTTATACGAACGGTGATGAGTTATATAGGAATTTATTTGATGATATAAATCGCGCAGAAAAGTATATATATATTCATTTTTATATTGTAGGTAAAGATGAAATTAGTCGTGAGTTCTTACGGTTATTAGAGAAAAAAGCGTCTAGTGGAGTAGATGTGAAATTGTCAGTAGATCGGATAGGTGGATATAAGATTAAGAAAAAGATAATTAATCAATTAAAAGAAAAAGGCGTGAAGTTTACATTCAGTAAAAAACCTAAATTGAAAAATTTATTTTATTCTTTGCATCAACGTAATCATAGACGTACTGTAACTATTGATGGGAAAGTATCGTACATCGGTGGCTTTAATATTGGAAAGGAGTATCTTGGACAAGATCCTAAATTTGGTCCGTGGCGTGATTATCATGTACGCATTGAAGGAGATGGAGCTACTGATATGGAACGGAAATTTGCGGAAGATTGGCAGGAAGATACGGGAGAAAAGTTCCCTATACATCAAGAGTTACCTATACAAGGAAATGTGAAATATCAATACGTATTTTCGAATGGAAAAGGTTTATGGAAGGAGTATGGAGCTTTTTTAAAGAAGGCAAAACATTCTTTAATTATCGCTACACCATATTTTGTACCGAGTAAAGAAATGGTGAAAGGGCTGAAAGATGCATTAAATCGTGGTGTCCATGTAAAAATCCTCGTCCCATTTAAAAGTGATGCCGTATTGTTAAAACAGGCTGCTTATCCTTATTTGAAAGACATGTTAGATGCTGGAGCGGAGATTTATCAATATCGAAACGGATTTTTTCATGGGAAAGTAACAATCATTGATGAGGAAATAGTTGATATTGGAACAGCAAATTTTGATAATAGAAGTTTTTATTTAAATAACGAATCTAACTGTTTCATATATGACAAGAAAGTCGTTGCTGACGTATGGAGTCGATTAAAAGAAGACTTTCATAAATCAAAACGATTTTCTGAAGAAGATTTTGAGAAAATTAGTAGCTGGGATTGGTTTCTAGCAAGAATATCAAATGTTATCGCATCATATTTATAGTATAGAGATGAA
Encoded here:
- the cotH gene encoding spore coat protein CotH translates to MLPSYDFFIHPMYLVELKKDIWSDSPVPAKLTYGKKKYDIDIVYRGAHIREFEKKSYHVKFYKPKKFQGVKEFHLNSEFMDPSLIRNKLSLDFFNDIGVLSPKSQHVFIKINGQIQGVYLQLESVDENFLKSRGLPSGSIYYAIDDDANFSLMSERDKDVKTELFAGYEFKCSNKNSEEQLSEFVFQANTLSREDYEKEIGKFLNVDKYLRWLAGVIFTQNFDGFVHNYALYHNDETNLFEVIPWDYDATWGRDVQGRPLNHEYIRIQGYNTLSARLLDIPVFRKQYRSILEEILEEQFTVSFMRPKVEGICESIRPYLLQDPYMKEKLETFDQEADMIYEYINKRRKYIQDHLHELD
- a CDS encoding NUDIX hydrolase N-terminal domain-containing protein, which translates into the protein MTIKWIDWVKQIQSIAQAGLTYSKDAYDIERFQQLRDISISMMSHYTKTDWEVVEKLFASETGYQTPKVDIRAVVCQNEKLLFVKEKSDGKWALPGGWADIGYTPTEVAAKEVSEETGYKVDHFRLLAIFDKEKHQPSPSATHVYKVFIGCEIVGGEKKLSIETEDIDFFSENEIPDLSIARNTEWQIKEMFAFMKDRNKEKILD
- a CDS encoding DedA family protein, with product MLANIIDQLLQFFASLGYFGVALALMIEVIPSEIVLSYAGFLVADGKISFVGAVIAGTIGGTLAQIFLYWLGYYGGRPVVEKYGKYLLINKHHLDIAEGWFKRYGAGVIFSARFIPVVRHAISIPAGLAKMPLKLFTLYTVVAIIPWSILFIYLGEKLGGNWRHIKEYASDYTHYIIIGAVLFIALYFGLKYLKKKKTTR
- a CDS encoding polysaccharide biosynthesis protein, giving the protein MKGSPFIRGTIFLTMATMISKMLGFIYIIPFTAMVGTSGYVLYTYAYRPYTIMLSIATMGLPLAVSKMVSKYDQLNDYHTVKRVLKSGIVFMLIMGVVSCFTLYVLAPHLAELVVDGSDQTGNSVTAVATNIQIVSFALILVPVMSLLRGFFQGFQSMGPSALSVVVEQFFRVLTILIGSFVVLYVLKASVSLAVGISTFGAFMGAIGGLTVLTAYYVRRRRHLKKKEMASIPQTTKSFFSLYKELFTYSIPFVVVGLAIPLYQTIDTFTINKLLIQIGYMQGEAEKINAIIGLVQMVVLIPVSVATAFSMSLVPEMTKAYTAGNTKLLYKHFTKTNILVVGITVPAAIGMVVLAKPIYTLLFSTGNDPEIGSVILQYYAPACILFSLFTVTAAMLQGINQQQKTVLGLVIGIIVKIILNIVLLPYFDYVSFIISTYAGYTISVGFNLWMLSKYVIKAT
- a CDS encoding magnesium transporter CorA family protein — translated: MLNMYLTDRNGKLQEIEEMQKGCWINVLHPTEEEIQYLVQTLNVDLDFIKDPLDDEERSRIEKEDNNTLIIVDIPTVRHDEEGNSIYDTIPIGMIVMPDCFVTICLEENPIFERFINQRIKEFYTFKKTRFALQLLYTISTYYLRYLKQINRKTIDLEHQLNKSMKNKEIFTLLGLEKSLVYFTTSLKANKIVIQKLMRNSTFLKMYEDDQDLLEDVLIENKQAIEMAEIYSHILSGMMNTFSSVISNNLNSVMKLLTSITIILSLPTMVSSFFGMNVKVPFEGEAYGFVIVLIICVTLSFTLAFVFWKKRYF
- a CDS encoding permease, translating into MELFQLPKAFLQMNTIFISILIEALPFVLIGVFISGFIQMFVTEDMVAKWMPKNRFLSVLLATFLGMMFPGCECGIVPIVRRLIGKGVPPYAGIAFMLTGPIINPVVLFATYVAFGSSMHMVWYRSIVAIIVAIIVGIILSFMFKEHQLRDDHFPEVNHKRPLRKKMWEVCTHAVEEFFSMGKYLVLGALIAAAVQTFVQTSTLLAIGQGPFSSSAVMMGLAFILSLCSEADAFIASSFQSTFSTASLVAFLVYGPMVDIKNMFMMLATFKTKFVIVVTVTVTLVVYASSLLIYVMGW
- a CDS encoding TIGR03943 family putative permease subunit, which gives rise to MFRAYILLGFTILIAQLHISGNITKYINMKYAYLSTTAAVILGFLTIVQIIIVFQKEHQKEKEQHNCGCDHSHCGHDHSKDENTWWKKVFSYTLFCFPIITGLFFPIATLDSDIVKAKGFHFPVAQAESKDPFMTRQFLRPDTSIYYGKEGYRGVMEKGKKEFVTKDNITLKDEDFLKGMETIYNYPGEFTGKKLSFKGFVFRDDSSKKEQYFLFRFGIIHCVADSGVYGMLVKKPEGVEWKNDDWIQVEGEISTEFYQPFHANIPVLEVTKWNKVEQPKEQYVFRGAD
- a CDS encoding acyl-CoA thioesterase, whose protein sequence is MTEVKGKTANESRVFKTSRVFPTDLNDHNTLFGGKILAEMDMVASISATRHSRMECVTASMDWVDFLHPVRSSDCVSYESFVIWTGRTSMEIFVKVVAEDLISGEKRVAATSFVTFVALSKENNPVPVPRVIPETEEEKELHRIAVLRAEQRHIRKAESKKVAKLLTF
- a CDS encoding YjcZ family sporulation protein; this encodes MGFAHGNGFALLVVLFILLIIVGAACFC
- the cls gene encoding cardiolipin synthase; this encodes MKHFLIVILCFIGVFIWMNIDVEMGKKMASGYELEKIRSGDFQLYTNGDELYRNLFDDINRAEKYIYIHFYIVGKDEISREFLRLLEKKASSGVDVKLSVDRIGGYKIKKKIINQLKEKGVKFTFSKKPKLKNLFYSLHQRNHRRTVTIDGKVSYIGGFNIGKEYLGQDPKFGPWRDYHVRIEGDGATDMERKFAEDWQEDTGEKFPIHQELPIQGNVKYQYVFSNGKGLWKEYGAFLKKAKHSLIIATPYFVPSKEMVKGLKDALNRGVHVKILVPFKSDAVLLKQAAYPYLKDMLDAGAEIYQYRNGFFHGKVTIIDEEIVDIGTANFDNRSFYLNNESNCFIYDKKVVADVWSRLKEDFHKSKRFSEEDFEKISSWDWFLARISNVIASYL